One Thauera sp. K11 DNA window includes the following coding sequences:
- a CDS encoding MerR family transcriptional regulator — MGDEKTYTITELAREFDITPRAIRFYEDEGLLTPTRAGRSRVYSKADRTRLKLTLRGKRLGLSLAEIRELIEMYGGVRDSAPQLQRFLTVLSARRAALRQQQLDIEAVLLEIDMLEQQCHALLGKNAEGAEAAREELEKHINSTSDA, encoded by the coding sequence ATGGGCGACGAAAAAACCTACACCATCACCGAACTCGCGCGCGAGTTCGACATCACGCCGCGCGCCATCCGATTCTACGAGGACGAGGGCCTGCTGACCCCCACCCGCGCCGGCCGCTCCAGGGTGTACAGCAAGGCCGACCGCACGCGCCTGAAGCTCACCCTGCGCGGCAAGCGCCTGGGGCTGTCGCTGGCCGAGATCCGCGAGTTGATCGAAATGTACGGCGGCGTGCGCGATTCCGCGCCCCAACTGCAGCGCTTCCTGACGGTGCTCTCGGCGCGCCGCGCCGCACTCCGGCAGCAGCAACTGGACATCGAGGCGGTGCTGCTCGAGATCGACATGCTCGAACAGCAGTGCCATGCGCTGCTCGGCAAGAATGCCGAGGGTGCGGAGGCGGCGCGCGAGGAACTCGAGAAGCACATCAACAGCACCAGCGACGCCTGA
- a CDS encoding MBL fold metallo-hydrolase encodes MNAPDSILHYPFPDLPAEGTAVRIAPGVRWVRMPLPFALDHINLWLLDDGDALTAVDSGYGIDRTRDAWNRILEAESRPLGRIVVTHHHPDHVGLAAWLAARDGGRIHMTLGEYLGGQAIWHQLPGYSVADMVAQFRAHGLAEERAAALAHRGNAYRHGIPSMPANFDRLVDGEHLSIDGREWRVIIGYGHAPEHASLYCEALGILISGDMLLPRISTNISVYAATPYDDPLGRFLDSIGEFCELPDDTLVLPSHGKPFKGIRARVDQLVEHHRDRCAALLSECGAPRCAGELLGTLFPRELDTHQSMFAMGEAIAHLNHLEKRSALRRVVGSDELIRYVRTS; translated from the coding sequence ATGAACGCCCCAGACAGCATCCTGCACTATCCCTTCCCCGACCTGCCCGCCGAAGGCACCGCGGTGCGGATCGCGCCCGGCGTACGCTGGGTCCGCATGCCCCTGCCCTTCGCACTGGACCACATCAACCTGTGGCTGCTCGACGACGGCGACGCGCTGACGGCAGTCGATTCAGGCTACGGCATCGACCGCACGCGCGACGCCTGGAACCGCATCCTCGAAGCCGAATCGCGCCCGCTCGGCCGCATCGTCGTCACCCATCACCACCCCGACCACGTCGGCCTCGCCGCCTGGCTGGCCGCGCGCGACGGCGGCCGGATCCACATGACGCTGGGCGAATACCTCGGCGGCCAGGCGATCTGGCATCAGCTTCCCGGCTATTCCGTCGCCGACATGGTGGCGCAGTTCCGCGCCCACGGCCTCGCCGAGGAGCGCGCGGCGGCACTCGCCCATCGCGGCAACGCCTACCGCCACGGCATCCCGTCGATGCCGGCGAACTTCGACCGCCTGGTGGACGGAGAGCACCTGAGCATCGACGGCAGGGAATGGCGCGTCATCATCGGCTACGGCCACGCGCCCGAGCACGCCAGCCTGTACTGCGAGGCGCTCGGCATCCTGATCTCCGGCGACATGCTGCTGCCGCGCATCTCGACCAATATCAGCGTCTATGCCGCGACGCCGTACGACGATCCCCTCGGCCGCTTCCTCGACTCGATCGGGGAATTCTGCGAGTTGCCCGACGACACGCTCGTGCTACCATCGCACGGTAAACCTTTCAAGGGAATACGCGCGAGGGTGGATCAACTCGTCGAGCATCACCGCGACCGCTGCGCCGCACTATTGTCCGAATGCGGTGCGCCGCGCTGTGCGGGCGAACTGCTCGGCACGCTTTTTCCACGCGAGCTCGATACCCACCAGAGCATGTTTGCCATGGGGGAGGCCATTGCCCACCTCAACCACCTCGAAAAGCGGAGCGCGCTTCGTCGAGTGGTCGGCAGCGATGAGCTGATCCGGTACGTCCGGACAAGCTGA
- a CDS encoding PHA/PHB synthase family protein: protein MAAPTPETQYAELPDPQEVAKTYAEVARRASSLISDHVQRQLKKGVAAPADELGIAQAFMDMMAKLLANPYKLAQTQMNLVWDYFSLWQHSMMRFAGMNAAPVVAPEKGDKRFKDEEWEQHFLFDFIKQSYLIAARHIHDTVCCVEGMDDQSQKKVNFYTRQYIDALSPSNFALTNPEVFRETVKSHGQNLIKGLNNLLRDVEEGGGQLRVKMTDTSAFELGKNVATTPGKVVFQTDMMQLLQYSPSTDKVYKRPMLIVPPWINKFYILDLREKNSYIKWCVDQGHTVFVISWVNPDESLAEKTFESYVQEGILAALDAIEKQTGEKQINAAGYCLGGTLLATTLAYLAGKKQADRITSATFFTTMTDFSEPGELGVFIDETQVSSLEKKMFERGYLEGSEMAGTFNMLRSNDLIWSFVVNNYLMGKDPFPFDLLYWNSDSTRMPAKMHSFYLRRLYMENKLVEPGGIEIGGVKIDLGKIKVPCYFISTIEDHIAPWKSTYIGARCFGGPVRFVLGGSGHIAGIVNPPAANKYGYWINPAAKLPATSDDWFNGSQQHAGSWWTDWQSWVTAHDGEQVEPRDPAKGKLKVLEEAPGSFVKIRIDAKQAA, encoded by the coding sequence ATGGCTGCACCCACCCCCGAAACCCAGTACGCCGAACTGCCCGATCCGCAGGAAGTCGCCAAGACCTATGCCGAAGTCGCCCGCCGCGCTTCGAGCCTGATCAGCGACCACGTCCAGCGCCAGCTCAAGAAGGGCGTCGCCGCCCCGGCCGACGAACTGGGCATCGCCCAGGCGTTCATGGACATGATGGCCAAGCTGCTCGCCAATCCGTACAAGCTGGCCCAGACCCAGATGAACCTGGTGTGGGACTACTTCTCGCTGTGGCAGCACTCGATGATGCGCTTTGCCGGCATGAACGCGGCGCCCGTCGTCGCGCCGGAAAAGGGCGACAAGCGCTTCAAGGACGAGGAGTGGGAGCAGCACTTCCTGTTCGACTTCATCAAGCAGTCCTACCTGATCGCCGCGCGCCACATCCACGACACCGTGTGCTGTGTCGAGGGCATGGACGATCAGTCGCAGAAGAAGGTCAATTTCTACACCCGCCAGTACATCGACGCGCTGTCGCCGTCGAACTTCGCGCTGACCAACCCGGAAGTGTTCCGCGAGACGGTCAAGAGCCACGGCCAGAACCTGATCAAGGGCCTGAACAACCTGCTGCGCGACGTCGAGGAAGGCGGCGGCCAGTTGCGCGTGAAGATGACCGACACCTCGGCCTTCGAACTCGGCAAGAACGTCGCCACCACGCCGGGCAAGGTCGTCTTCCAGACCGACATGATGCAGTTGCTGCAATACTCGCCCAGCACCGACAAGGTGTACAAGCGCCCGATGCTGATCGTGCCGCCCTGGATCAACAAGTTCTACATCCTCGACCTGCGCGAGAAGAATTCCTACATCAAGTGGTGCGTGGACCAGGGCCACACGGTGTTCGTGATCTCCTGGGTGAACCCGGACGAGAGCCTGGCGGAGAAGACCTTCGAGTCCTACGTGCAAGAAGGCATCCTCGCCGCGCTCGACGCGATCGAGAAGCAGACCGGCGAAAAGCAGATCAACGCCGCCGGCTACTGCCTGGGCGGCACGCTGCTCGCCACCACGCTGGCCTACCTCGCCGGCAAGAAGCAGGCCGACCGCATCACCTCGGCGACCTTCTTCACCACCATGACCGATTTCTCGGAGCCGGGCGAACTGGGCGTCTTCATCGACGAGACCCAGGTTTCCAGCCTCGAGAAGAAGATGTTCGAACGCGGCTACCTCGAAGGTTCCGAGATGGCCGGCACGTTCAACATGCTGCGCTCGAACGACCTGATCTGGTCCTTCGTCGTCAATAACTACCTGATGGGCAAGGACCCGTTCCCGTTCGACCTGCTGTACTGGAACTCCGACTCCACCCGCATGCCGGCCAAGATGCACAGCTTCTACCTGCGCCGGCTGTACATGGAGAACAAGCTGGTCGAGCCGGGCGGCATCGAGATCGGCGGCGTGAAGATCGACCTCGGCAAGATCAAGGTGCCGTGCTACTTCATCTCCACGATCGAAGACCACATCGCGCCGTGGAAGAGCACCTACATCGGCGCGCGCTGCTTCGGCGGCCCCGTCCGCTTCGTGCTCGGCGGCTCCGGCCACATCGCCGGCATCGTCAATCCGCCGGCCGCCAACAAGTACGGCTACTGGATCAACCCGGCCGCCAAGCTGCCCGCCACCTCTGACGATTGGTTCAACGGCTCGCAGCAGCACGCCGGTTCGTGGTGGACCGACTGGCAGTCCTGGGTCACCGCCCACGACGGCGAGCAGGTCGAGCCGCGCGACCCGGCCAAGGGCAAGCTCAAGGTGCTGGAAGAGGCGCCGGGCTCCTTCGTCAAGATCCGCATCGACGCCAAGCAGGCCGCCTGA
- a CDS encoding putative toxin-antitoxin system toxin component, PIN family, whose protein sequence is MNAPLHLVLDTNTVLALWLFRDPGLTALAALIDGGATMLYSRDDALEELRRVLAYAQFGADTVTQAGILAAYRERVVRLPPAGFPGTSGHVPPAVLPPCRDRDDQKFLEIAAQAPATHLVTRDKALLKLARHRMVRDRFAILTPERFVAAMPPGIAAPR, encoded by the coding sequence GTGAACGCTCCGCTGCACCTCGTCCTCGACACCAACACCGTGCTGGCGCTGTGGCTGTTCCGCGACCCCGGCCTGACGGCGCTGGCGGCCCTGATCGACGGCGGCGCGACGATGCTGTACAGCCGCGACGATGCGCTGGAGGAATTGCGCCGCGTGCTCGCCTATGCGCAGTTCGGCGCCGACACAGTCACCCAGGCCGGCATACTCGCCGCCTACCGCGAGCGGGTAGTGCGGCTCCCGCCCGCCGGCTTCCCGGGCACGTCCGGGCACGTGCCGCCGGCAGTGCTGCCGCCGTGTCGCGACCGCGACGACCAGAAGTTCCTCGAGATCGCCGCCCAGGCGCCCGCCACGCATCTCGTCACCCGGGACAAGGCGCTGCTCAAGCTCGCGCGTCACCGCATGGTGCGGGACCGCTTCGCCATCCTCACGCCGGAGCGTTTCGTCGCCGCAATGCCGCCAGGTATCGCAGCCCCGCGATGA
- a CDS encoding helical backbone metal receptor → MRREAGVDGGSAGVDAAGTRHLPARGEVRIVSLVPSLTELLCELGLRDRLAGRTGFCIHPREALHGVPKVGGTKDVKLDAVRALAPTHLIGNIDENRRETVEELAASVPHVIVTHPCAPRDNLALYRLFGTVFGCEARAAALEADLLAALDEAAAVVADLPPERVLYLIWREPWMTVARDTYIAAMLEAVGWQTLPDAAGGASGAARYPAFGWNEPWLAGVERVLLSSEPYRFRDAHVAEVQSLAGRPAMLIDGEMASWYGSRVIAGLRYLAALRRRNAPA, encoded by the coding sequence ATTCGTCGCGAGGCCGGGGTGGACGGCGGCTCCGCCGGCGTCGATGCCGCCGGCACCCGCCACCTGCCGGCGCGCGGCGAGGTGCGCATCGTTTCCCTGGTGCCGTCGCTGACCGAGCTGTTGTGCGAGCTGGGCCTGCGGGATCGGCTGGCAGGGCGCACCGGTTTCTGCATCCATCCGCGCGAGGCGCTGCACGGCGTTCCCAAGGTGGGCGGCACGAAGGACGTGAAGCTCGACGCCGTGCGCGCGCTGGCACCGACGCACCTGATCGGGAACATCGACGAGAACCGGCGCGAGACGGTCGAGGAACTCGCCGCCTCCGTGCCGCACGTGATCGTCACCCACCCGTGCGCGCCGCGCGACAACCTTGCGCTGTACCGGCTGTTCGGCACCGTGTTCGGCTGCGAAGCGCGTGCCGCCGCGCTGGAGGCGGACCTGCTGGCGGCGCTGGACGAGGCCGCCGCCGTCGTGGCGGATCTGCCGCCGGAGCGCGTGCTCTACCTCATCTGGCGCGAACCGTGGATGACGGTGGCGCGCGACACCTACATCGCGGCGATGCTGGAGGCGGTGGGCTGGCAGACGCTGCCCGATGCCGCCGGCGGCGCGTCCGGTGCGGCGCGGTATCCGGCCTTCGGCTGGAACGAGCCCTGGCTGGCGGGCGTGGAGCGCGTGCTGCTGTCGTCCGAACCCTATCGCTTCCGCGACGCGCACGTCGCCGAAGTGCAGTCGCTCGCCGGCCGGCCGGCGATGCTCATCGACGGCGAGATGGCGTCGTGGTACGGCAGCCGCGTCATCGCGGGGCTGCGATACCTGGCGGCATTGCGGCGACGAAACGCTCCGGCGTGA
- a CDS encoding PilZ domain-containing protein → MSDESIGGDGATAAVEVGNADRRVRQRFVARRHGRPCFWVLADSGRLALNDLSLEGFSAPFPQPPHGEFEVVLQREGVPDEIRGRATVVNQVPGPAGAAVGCRFSRLSAEDAERLQEWLVAHVIMSATVRITEKDALAIVQGRSLV, encoded by the coding sequence ATGAGCGATGAATCCATCGGGGGCGACGGCGCTACCGCCGCGGTCGAAGTCGGCAACGCGGACCGCCGCGTGCGGCAGCGCTTCGTCGCGCGCCGCCATGGCCGGCCGTGTTTCTGGGTACTGGCCGACAGCGGGCGCCTTGCCCTCAACGATCTGTCGCTCGAAGGTTTTTCCGCCCCCTTTCCGCAGCCGCCGCACGGTGAGTTCGAGGTCGTGCTGCAGCGCGAGGGCGTGCCGGACGAGATCCGCGGCCGCGCCACCGTCGTCAACCAGGTGCCCGGCCCCGCCGGCGCGGCAGTGGGCTGCCGTTTCAGCCGCCTGTCCGCGGAGGATGCCGAGCGCCTGCAGGAGTGGCTGGTCGCGCACGTCATCATGAGCGCCACCGTCCGCATCACCGAGAAGGACGCCCTGGCGATCGTGCAGGGGCGCTCGCTGGTGTGA
- a CDS encoding thiol:disulfide interchange protein DsbA/DsbL — protein sequence MNRRDALKQLAVLAALAAPVAGAWAEDEAFQVLNPAQPTNDPSKIEVVEFFHYGCPHCRNFDPLIEDWVRKLPQDVVFRRVPAIWNNQQLAGLARLYYAAEVSGDLSALHGKVFGAVQDEKRPLHTEAGISEWIQGKVADPKKFMDAYKSFGVSSMLQRADQLARGMKIQGVPTLAIDGKFLTSASMAGSHEAALKKADELIARVRKERGK from the coding sequence ATGAATCGCCGTGACGCCCTGAAGCAACTCGCCGTGCTCGCCGCCCTGGCGGCGCCCGTCGCCGGTGCGTGGGCCGAGGATGAAGCCTTCCAGGTGCTGAACCCCGCGCAGCCGACCAATGATCCGTCGAAGATCGAGGTGGTGGAGTTCTTCCACTATGGCTGCCCGCACTGCCGCAACTTCGATCCGCTCATCGAGGACTGGGTGAGGAAGCTGCCGCAGGACGTTGTCTTCCGCCGTGTGCCGGCGATCTGGAACAACCAGCAACTGGCCGGCCTGGCCCGCCTGTACTACGCCGCCGAAGTCAGCGGCGACCTGTCGGCCCTGCATGGCAAGGTGTTCGGCGCGGTGCAGGACGAGAAGCGTCCTCTGCATACCGAAGCCGGCATCAGCGAGTGGATACAGGGCAAGGTGGCCGATCCGAAGAAGTTCATGGACGCGTACAAGTCGTTCGGCGTCAGCTCGATGCTGCAGCGGGCCGACCAGCTCGCCCGCGGCATGAAGATCCAGGGCGTGCCCACGCTGGCGATCGACGGCAAGTTCCTGACTTCGGCGTCGATGGCAGGCAGCCACGAGGCGGCGCTGAAAAAGGCCGACGAACTCATCGCCCGCGTGCGCAAGGAACGCGGCAAGTAA
- a CDS encoding SPOR domain-containing protein: MSRDRKPARKSARPPARSGGGTLMGIFIGLILGALIAAGAAWYFTRANPFQAAPGAPPRASVADQPPAALPGKPGDRPVVKQDFEFYKILPQGDGTTSEQQPAPARTAPERAAEKPSDKAVAPVKEAQPKPVERLYLQIGSFENPAEADNLKARLALAGIEASGQRVQLADGRTVHRVRIGPFSSPEEMNPARARLAEAGFSATISRAGNPQ; this comes from the coding sequence GTGAGTCGTGATCGCAAGCCCGCCCGCAAGTCCGCCCGCCCGCCCGCCCGCAGCGGCGGCGGCACTCTGATGGGCATCTTCATCGGCCTGATCCTCGGTGCCCTCATCGCGGCCGGCGCCGCCTGGTATTTCACCCGCGCGAACCCGTTCCAGGCGGCGCCCGGGGCTCCGCCGCGCGCCTCGGTGGCGGACCAGCCGCCGGCGGCGCTGCCCGGCAAGCCCGGCGACCGGCCGGTGGTGAAGCAGGACTTCGAGTTCTACAAGATCCTGCCGCAAGGCGACGGCACGACGTCCGAACAGCAGCCGGCGCCGGCCCGGACGGCACCGGAAAGGGCCGCGGAAAAGCCGTCGGACAAGGCGGTCGCGCCGGTGAAGGAGGCGCAGCCCAAGCCGGTGGAGCGCCTGTACCTGCAGATCGGCTCGTTCGAGAATCCGGCCGAGGCCGACAACCTGAAGGCGCGCCTCGCGCTCGCCGGCATCGAGGCCAGCGGGCAGCGCGTGCAACTGGCCGACGGCCGTACCGTGCATCGCGTGCGCATCGGCCCCTTCTCCAGCCCGGAAGAGATGAACCCGGCGCGCGCGCGCCTGGCCGAGGCCGGCTTCAGCGCCACCATCAGCCGCGCCGGCAATCCGCAATGA